One stretch of Podospora bellae-mahoneyi strain CBS 112042 chromosome 2, whole genome shotgun sequence DNA includes these proteins:
- a CDS encoding hypothetical protein (SMCOG1298:putative carboxymuconolactone decarboxylase; antiSMASH:Cluster_5; EggNog:ENOG503Q153), translating into MSAPSKTQNCLVPYVDLQTAPPEVAAAITHLPYRRNIFHLLGHSHGSFPRLMGVYANFFDGNRRILPLLDWQLVVLRISAVLDAEYEWDVNAPVARINGMPEEKFEALKRTAGKGVDALAKETVFTERDRAILQLVDEQLATYNNTEETVEKAKKLLTVEELVEVYVVLGVYVLIARITKGLRIDLDGEIPGLEEHLKKVVTGK; encoded by the coding sequence ATGTCTGCCCCTAGCAAGACTCAGAACTGCCTTGTCCCCTATGTTGATCTTCAAACCGCCCCTCCGGAGGTGGCAGCGGCGATAACCCATCTCCCGTATCGCCGCAACATCTTTCACCTCCTGGGACACTCACATGGATCTTTCCCAAGGCTCATGGGAGTCTACGCCAATTTCTTCGACGGCAACCGGCGCATTCTGCCGCTTCTCGACTGGCAGCTCGTTGTCCTGCGCATCTCGGCTGTGCTGGACGCAGAGTACGAGTGGGACGTCAACGCTCCAGTGGCACGCATCAACGGCATGCCTGAAGAGAAATTCGAGGCCCTCAAGCGCACCGCCGGCAAGGGTGTCGATGCATTGGCAAAAGAGACCGTCTTCACTGAGCGTGACCGGGCCATTTTGCAACTCGTGGACGAGCAGCTTGCCACATacaacaacaccgaggagacggttgagaaggcgaagaagctgctgactgtggaggagctggtcgaAGTCTACGTCGTGCTTGGTGTCTATGTCCTCATTGCGCGCATCACCAAGGGTTTGCGCATCGACCTGGATGGTGAGATTCCTGGATTGGAGGAGCACTTGAAGAAAGTTGTCACGGGAAAATGA
- a CDS encoding hypothetical protein (antiSMASH:Cluster_5; EggNog:ENOG503Q21Q; COG:Q), which yields MLGSILPFNEETADRVSAYCEKNSHGIPDALVEHWEWTRTRFPDADKMSSRLQGSWMIFTARDRKPKRILEIGCYSGYSALAWYEGTRDTKAEIVTLEYSPKMIAASREAFKKYGVGDRVKLIEGPAENTLKTLEGEFDLIFVDANKDGYAGYVKTILDQGLLSANGIILCDNVFARGLTIGPDCAPWLNDHVRPYWNGCGQALDKFSTGLMEDPRIDVLLLPVFDGVTQIRWKDGAQRA from the exons ATGTTGGGCAGTATTCTTCCATTCAACGAGGAGACGGCGGATCGCGTCAGCGCCTACTGTGAGAAGAACTCTCATGGCATCCCTGACGCCCTGGTTGAGCACTGGGAGTGGACTCGCACTCGCTTCCCCGATGCCGACAAGATGTCTAGTCGTCTTCAGGGCTCCTGGATGATCTTCACTGCTCGTGACCGCAAGCCCAAGAGAA TCCTCGAGATTGGTTGCTACTCTGGCTACAGTGCCTTGGCCTGGTACGAAGGTACCCGTGAcaccaaggccgagattGTCACGCTTGAATACAGCCCCAAAATGATTGCCGCCTCTCGCGAGGCCTTCAAGAAGTACGGGGTCGGTGACCGCGTGAAGCTGATTGAGGGTCCCGCCGAGAACACTCTCAAGACCCTGGAGGGCGAGTTTGACCTTATTTTTGTCGATGCCAACAAGGACGGCTATGCTGGATATGTCAAGACGATCCTGGATCAGGGTCTGCTCTCTGCCAACGGCATCATTCTCTGCGACAACG TCTTTGCCCGTGGCCTCACCATCGGCCCCGACTGCGCACCTTGGCTCAACGACCACGTCCGCCCTTACTGGAATGGCTGCGGACAGGCATTGGACAAGTTCAGCACCGGTCTCATGGAGGACCCCCGCATCGATGTCTTGCTTCTCCCCGTCTTTGATGGTGTTACTCAGATTCGGTGGAAGGACGGGGCTCAGCGGGCTTGA
- a CDS encoding hypothetical protein (EggNog:ENOG503PDNW; antiSMASH:Cluster_5), translated as MHLTQTTLLLLSLPLALTQRTPEENLILADCGIGLGHNGGSTSREMIYYSGPVWTGNGLETYRPKMMVNVPWTGAYPWGQKGGVSATMPNGDVFTVHINPNIKDPNAAGDAWHKYELEKPLKCYSYHYDKVYRLDDGKWCSSAYVCNHLGRPYVPPKCDAL; from the coding sequence ATGCACctcacccaaaccaccctcctccttctctccctccccctggcCCTTACCCAGCGCACCCCCGAAGAAAACCTCATCCTTGCCGACTGCGGCATCGGCCTGGGCCACAACGGCGGCTCCACCTCCCGAGAGATGATCTACTACTCCGGCCCCGTCTGGACCGGCAACGGACTCGAGACCTATCGCCCAAAGATGATGGTCAACGTCCCCTGGACCGGGGCCTACCCCTGGGGTCAAAAGGGAGGCGTCTCCGCCACCATGCCCAACGGGGATGTCTTCACAGTgcacatcaaccccaacatcaaggaCCCAAATGCCGCGGGTGATGCGTGGCATAAATACGAGCTGGAAAAGCCCTTGAAGTGCTACTCGTATCACTATGACAAGGTTTATCGGCTGGATGATGGGAAATGGTGCTCAAGTGCGTATGTTTGTAATCATTTGGGGAGGCCGTATGTGCCTCCCAAGTGTGATGCGCTGTGA
- a CDS encoding putative secondary metabolism biosynthetic enzyme (antiSMASH:Cluster_5; SMCOG1028:crotonyl-CoA reductase / alcohol dehydrogenase; COG:C; COG:K; EggNog:ENOG503NUMC) → MAQSLAQTGTTCQLTTHPIPSLPAQSPPDSVLVRFLASPVNRVDLMVLNNQYPLKPKYTSPTTNTPIPGFDGIALVESSTSPLFSPGDLTLPRDLGLGTWRTHAILPASSLLKLPPSVSTISPIDASLIRSGALIAHLLLTNPSTPLKAGDHIIISAGTSTVSQFLIQLAKHRGIKPILVIRDRPNPEPVKAELLALGAEAVLTESEVEAGLLLPKQPIILALDSVFGKIGELLAASLAPGGKFVLVGLLAGPKASMQLTTQHLFNRQLSFLPFRGSEHLKRMGDEQTESLIGEIARMFVDGTLKRPRVKVVDWTTAGEGEVEKALEEAVELAKGEAGHVKTVWKLT, encoded by the coding sequence ATGGCGCAATCCCTCGCTCAAACCGGCACCACCTGCcaactcaccacccaccccatcccctccctgcCCGCCCAATCCCCCCCCGACTCCGTCCTCGTCcgcttcctcgcctccccggTCAATCGCGTCGACCTCATGGTCCTAAACAACCAATACCCCCTCAAACCAAAATACACCTCCCctaccaccaacacccccatccccggcTTCGACGGCATCGCCCTCGTTgaatcctccacctcccccctcttttccccCGGCGACCTCACACTCCCTCGTGACCTCGGCCTCGGAACCTGGCGCACCcacgccatcctccccgcctcctccctcctcaaactcccccccagcgtcagcaccatctcccccatcgaCGCATCCCTCATCCGCTCCGGAGCCCTAATCGCCCACCTCctgctcaccaacccctccacccccctcaaagCAGGCgaccacatcatcatctcagCAGGAACAAGCACAGTCTCTCAGTTCCTCATCCAACTGGCCAAACACCGCGGCATAAAacccatcctcgtcatccgcGACCGTCCCAATCCAGAACCGGTCAAGGCCGAGCTCCTTGCTCTCGGTGCAGAAGCTGTCCTGACAGAGTCCGAGGTAGAGGCCGgactccttctccccaaacagcccatcatcctcgccctcgacagCGTCTTTGGCAAAATCGGCGAGCTCCTCGCAGCTTCCCTCGCACCAGGCGGCAAGTTCGTGCTTGTCGGCTTGTTAGCTGGCCCAAAGGCGAGCATGCAGCTCACGACTCAGCATTTGTTCAACCGGCAGCTCAGTTTCCTGCCCTTTAGGGGGTCGGAACACCTCAAGAGAATGGGGGACGAGCAGACGGAAAGCTTGATCGGTGAGATTGCGAGAATGTTTGTGGATGGGACGTTGAAAAGGCCCAGGGTCAAGGTTGTGGACTGGACCACCgctggtgagggtgaggttgaaaAAGCGCTGGAAGAGGCGGTTGAGCTTGCCAAGGGGGAGGCAGGACACGTCAAGACTGTTTGGAAATTGACTTGA
- a CDS encoding hypothetical protein (antiSMASH:Cluster_5; SMCOG1005:Drug resistance transporter; SMCOG1005: EmrB/QacA; COG:O; EggNog:ENOG503NZ12), giving the protein MSSGATSLKEKPLDPAVELPADNGHSSDSQLEAGAPTAAPAEPDQNASPRNIHGVIWALVVVAILSSIFLYSLDNTVVADITPAVVNNFGDALKLPWLSVGFLLGGAAVVLPFGRLYGLFDAKWLYILSSILFNVGSALCGAAPNMDALIIGRVLAGMGGNGMYLGVMTLLSVNTSDRERPGYLSFVGLVWGIGTVLGPVVGGAFVESPATWRWAFYINLCVAGLFAPVYLLWIPNFKPRAGTKTLTLAKEFDWVGTVLSMGAITALIMATNLGGALYAWDSGQIIALFVVAFSLFILFGIQQTYTILTNLTSRIFPIQFMRNWNAVLLFCCAAAVNTAGFVPIYYVPLYFQFTRGDSAITAAVRLLPLIFVLSAAILANGHLMARFSYFQPWYVFGSVLTLIGGVLMSRITTETPEGQIYGFEILLGIGTGCFIQAGYAVIQAVTPPADMAYAISFMMLGQLGGIALGLAIAGAIFVNDAIKNLMVVLPDATREQLQMAISGTSGEFFSSLAPGVRAAATDAIVVALRQVFIPVYVAAAFSLVLSVCFTQRKMFGNIQAIAA; this is encoded by the exons ATGTCTTCTGGAGCGACCTCcctcaaggagaagccgcTTGATCCCGCCGTTGAGTTGCCGGCGGACAACGGCCACAGCTCCGATTCACAGCTCGAAGCCGGTGCACCGACTGCCGCGCCAGCAGAACCTGATCAGAATGCATCACCAAGAAACATTCACGGTGTTATT TGGGCCTTGGTTGTCGTTGCCATTCTATCCAGCATTTTCCTCTACTCCCTCGACAACACAGTCGTCGCCGACATCACACCGGCCGTGGTCAACAATTTTGGGGATGCGCTCAAGCTACCATGGCTGTCTGTTGG TTTCCTCCTCGGTGGAGCAGCAgtcgtcctccccttcggccGCCTGTACGGCCTCTTCGACGCTAAATGGCTGtacatcctctcctccatcctcttcaacgtCGGCTCTGCCCTTTGCGGTGCAGCTCCCAACATGGACGCCCTCATCATCGGCCGTGTCCTTGCCGGCATGGGCGGCAATGGCATGTACCTCGGTGTCATGACCCTTCTCTCCGTCAATACCTCCGACCGCGAGCGCCCCGGGTATCTTAGTTTCGTCGGTCTGGTCTGGGGTATCGGCACGGTTTTGGGACCCGTGGTAGGCGGTGCGTTTGTTGAGTCACCGGCGACGTGGAGGTGGGCGTTTTACATCAACCTCTGTGTCGCTGGTCTATTCGCCCCGGTCTACCTCCTTTGGATCCCGAACTTCAAACCTCGTGCCGGGACCAAGACCTTGACGCTTGCCAAGGAGTTTGACTGGGTCGGAACTGTGCTTAGCATGGGAGCCATCACGGCCTTGATCATGGCTACCAACCTCGGTGGCGCGCTTTATGCTTGGGACAGCGGGCAGATCATCGCACTCTTTGTCGTGGCGTTCTCGCTCTTTATCCTTTTTGGGATCCAACAAACCTACACCATCCTGACCAACCTGACCTCGAGGATCTTTCCCATCCAGTTCATGAGGAACTGGAACGCGGTGCTGCTTTTCTGCTGCGCTGCGGCGGTGAACACGGCTGGCTTCGTGCCGATTTACTATGTCCCGCTGTATTTCCAGTTCACAAGGGGCGATAGTGCTATcacggcggcggtgaggttgttgccgCTTATTTTTGTGCTGAGCGCTGCTATTCTTGCGAATGGACATTTGATGGCGAGGTTTAGTTACTTCCAGCCGTGGTATGTTTTTGGGAGTGTTTTGACATTGATTGGCGGGGTTTTGATGT CTCGCATCACGACCGAGACGCCTGAGGGTCAGATCTACGGCTTCGAGATTCTGCTTGGTATTGGTACCGGTTGCTTTATCCAGGCCGGGTATGCTGTTATCCAAGCTGTCACCCCGCCGGCGGACATGGCGTATGCGATCTCGTTCATGATGCTGGGTCAGTTGGGTGGTATCGCGTTGGGTCTTGCGATTGCTGGTGCCATCTTTGTCAATGACGCCATCAAGAATCTGATGGTTGTCCTGCCTGATGCGACACGGGAGCAGCTTCAGATGGCCATCTCGGGGACCAGTGGCGAGTTCTTCAGCTCTTTGGCCCCTGGGGTGCGTGCTGCGGCCACGGATGCGATTGTTGTCGCGCTGAGGCAGGTGTTTATTCCTGTTTATGTTGCGGCTGCTTTTAGTTTGGTGCTGTCGGTGTGCTTTACT CAACGGAAGATGTTTGGTAATATTCAGGCCATTGCGGCGTAA
- a CDS encoding hypothetical protein (antiSMASH:Cluster_5; EggNog:ENOG503PEHF): MFITLRSSGGGQAEGGGMEVVRRNSGPGVVKDRTRPMRRPACVACQTKKLRCTGSNPRNCDRCRARMVECVVPTSNGREKPRTNSSQSPQPNNPPGRPWQDNGDASSQPGDQQGEGLNGAGLGPSKPSQQAATTAPRVQVGGDPLLDNDFFDCEFALVDSADQPWAAGLTTAGNTSVDLIDGLDMDMDFGRHSASGEVRSSISSSTNSGSNDARQSNKPHQDPYNNLDFFLSSEGPISQPQPQPRPIPHTTTQELPSMLALDTAPLSPGQSWALSGVQNPPNPNRPGSPPCSCLTDLVRVVQQLDDDEFHITTMSLDQVLRLQKWLVFQCCKPFDCPKCLDLSTIHTMRLILCDRLTEMFECIHLRIKRAGAILSNNGSETSSQATPSSLTDSSSAQSHSSLGGSQPQLTAAVGSGPLPAQLFCSSSGRAANTAACNPLMFSDEFRSQYSDEEQVHMIRVLLRLQSRNFQMLLSRVERTSQVAASSARQTKVKSMMVRLGKASADIEGALRVVFQGLSI; encoded by the exons ATGTTCATCACGCTACGAAGTTCGGGCGGCGGCCaggcagagggaggggggatggaagTTGTGCGACGCAACTCAGGGCCCGGCGTGGTCAAAGATCGCACTCGTCCTATGCGACGACCTGCCTGTGTTGCCTGCCAGACCAAAAAG CTGCGTTGCACTGGTAGTAACCCTCGCAATTGTGACCGATGCCGGGCCAGAATGGTCGAATGCGTCGTGCCGACAAGTAACGGCCGGGAGAAGCCTCGCACGAATTCGTCGCAATCGCCgcaacccaacaacccaccaGGGCGCCCATGGCAGGACAATGGCGATGCGTCTTCTCAACCGGGCGATCAACAAGGCGAGGGCTTGAACGGCGCAGGTTTGGGACCATCCAAGCCGTCGCAGCAGGCggccaccacagcaccaagAGTTCAGGTTGGTGGGGATCCGCTGTTAGATAACGACTTCTTTGACTGCGAGTTCGCATTGGTAGACTCGGCAGATCAGCCGTGGGCAGCGGGGCTGACGACTGCCGGTAACACGTCAGTGGATCTTATCGACGGGCTGGATATGGATATGGACTTTGGCCGGCACAGTGCCTCTGGGGAGGTTCGATCCAGCATAAGCAGCTCTACCAACAGTGGGAGCAATGACGCTCGGCAGTCCAATAAGCCACACCAGGACCCCTACAACAACCTTGATTTCTTCTTATCCAGCGAAGGCCCCATCTCgcagccccagccccagccccgGCCAATTCCTCATACCACCACTCAAGAATTACCAAGCATGCTCGCACTGGATACGGCGCCGTTGTCTCCAGGCCAATCTTGGGCCCTCTCGGGCGTTCAGAACccgccaaacccaaaccGACCCGGTTCACCGCCGTGCTCGTGTCTTACTGACCTCGTCCGTGTCGTGCAGCaactcgacgacgacgagtttCACATCACGACCATGTCTCTCGACCAAGTCTTACGGCTTCAAAAATGGCTCGTCTTTCAATGCTGCAAACCTTTTGACTGCCCCAAGTGTCTGGACCTTTCCACTATTCACACCATGCGCCTCATTCTCTGCGATCGTCTCACCGAGATGTTTGAGTGCATTCATCTCCGCATCAAGCGGGCAGGCGCCATCCTGAGCAACAACGGCAGCGAGACTAGTAGCCAGGCAACGCCATCTTCGTTGACCGACTCCAGTTCTGCGCAGTCACATTCTTCTCTCGGTGGATCACAGCCACAGTTGACAGCTGCTGTCGGTTCAGGGCCTTTGCCAGCCCAACTGTTCTGCAGCTCATCGGGACGCGCGGCCAACACTGCCGCTTGCAACCCCTTGATGTTTTCGGACGAGTTCAGGAGTCAGTATTCAGACGAGGAGCAGGTTCACATGATTCGGGTGCTTTTGAGACTGCAGAGTCGCAATTTCCAGATGCTGCTCTCGCGAGTTGAGCGGACCAGCCAGGTTGCAGCTAGCTCGGCACGTCAGACCAAGGTGAAGTCCATGATGGTGCGTCTTGGAAAGGCGTCGGCTGATATTGAGGGGGCTTTGAGGGTTGTTTTTCAGGGGTTGTCGATTTGA
- a CDS encoding hypothetical protein (antiSMASH:Cluster_5; EggNog:ENOG503P433; COG:S) yields the protein MKPSIIGLLFGAFALAGANLLNPLPPNADQRAIDFQPYVDADTDACDPTAAIDRDGYTLNEGLVPFKNGNCREGRLARSQTYVRTRCNHYWCAYLYGYYFEKDEGFLGGSHTHDWEHIIVWALHNEIFFVSWSAHGNYTTAHRSGVLFDGTHPKFVSHRAWTTHSWRRAEKKDDPPENETKKWSQAPLIALEKMPCEFNRRLLNHNWGSAHMDLKRDRFGDALNKAMPADAKNNEKFDPYSDS from the coding sequence ATGAAGCCCTCCATCATCGGCCTCCTGTTCGGAGCTTTCGCCCTCGCAGGCGcaaacctcctcaaccccctacCACCCAACGCGGACCAGCGCGCCATCGACTTCCAACCCTACGTCGACGCCGACACCGACGCCTGCgaccccaccgccgccatcgacaGAGACGGCTACACCCTCAACGAAGGCCTCGTCCCCTTCAAGAATGGCAACTGCCGCGAAGGCCGCCTCGCCCGCTCCCAAACCTACGTCCGCACCCGCTGCAACCACTACTGGTGCGCCTACCTCTACGGGTACTACTTCGAAAAGGACGAAGGCTTCCTCGGCGGTTCACACACGCACGACTGGGAGCACATTATCGTGTGGGCTCTCCACAACGAAATCTTCTTTGTGTCCTGGTCAGCCCATGGAAACTACACTACTGCTCACCGATCGGGGGTGCTGTTTGACGGGACTCACCCCAAGTTTGTTTCTCACCGTGCGTGGACTACGCAttcgtggaggagggcagagaagaaggatgaccCTCCTGAAAATGAGACCAAGAAGTGGTCGCAGGCGCCGCTGATTGCGCTCGAGAAGATGCCGTGCGAGTTCAATAGGAGGCTGCTGAATCATAATTGGGGGAGTGCTCATATGGATTTGAAGAGGGACCGGTTTGGCGATGCTCTGAACAAGGCTATGCCGGCTGATGCGAAGAACAATGAGAAGTTTGATCCGTATAGTGAcagttga
- a CDS encoding hypothetical protein (EggNog:ENOG503NZJ7; antiSMASH:Cluster_5; SMCOG1034:cytochrome P450; COG:Q), with translation MHNATVSNTHLDEHQRLLALSWSWVQLRPWTTVLILLLTNLVWTRYRSGLRQIPGPFLASFSNLWKLRATWNQNMHRENVRVHEDYGPIVRIGPNHVSVSDAESMQTIYGVKNVFPKSGFYPLAEAVYKGKFLPTLFTTTSNDYHAKLKRGSARAFSMDVVIGLEEYVNKCISVLLQRVRDVSHNGKKPLDPVAWMQYFAFDVLGEINFSKDLGFLEAGADKDGIIAAIGQILGYVSLIGQVPQVHKFLLGNPLLAKIPAVEKTNQVLQFSLQQIQERQKNPVPRKDILTQLLDTHRNDPSALSFEEIVAITTTNVIAGSDTTAVSLSSVIYHLHKYPAAKARLIEEIDSVAAKLDGIITYAEAVKLPYLTAVINEAMRIHPATGFILERIVPKGGVTLHGVYLPAGTVVGVNSWVLHRNKDIFGEDVHSFRPERWVDGDEGKIKEMKRNLFTFGYGPRSCIGKNISILEMWKVVFELYRHFDITLASDKEWTVNGTWFTAQSNIEAVFKPRKN, from the exons ATGCATAACGCCACCGTCAGCAATACCCATCTCGACGAGCACCAACGACTTCTCGCGTTGAGTTGGAGCTGGGTGCAGCTTCGCCCCTGGACGACAGTACTCATTCTGctgctcaccaacctcgtctGGACGAGATACCGCAGCGGATTGCGACAGATACCGGGCCCCTTTCTGGCGAGCTTCTCCAACTTGTGGAAGCTACGGGCAACATGGAATCAGAACATGCACCGGGAAAACGTGCGAGTGCACGAAGACTATGGGCCTATCGTGCGGATTGGGCCTAACCATGTCTCGGTGTCAGATGCTGAGAGCATGCAGACGATTTACGGGGTCAAGAATGTCTTTCCCAAG AGCGGATTCTACCCCCTAGCAGAAGCAGTCTACAAAGGAAaattcctccccaccctcttcaccaccaccagcaacgaCTACCACGCCAAGCTCAAACGCGGCTCCGCCCGCGCCTTCTCCATGGACGTCGTGATAGGCCTCGAAGAGTACGTAAACAAGTGCATTtccgtcctcctccagcgCGTCCGCGACGTCTCCCACAACGGCAAGAAGCCCCTCGACCCCGTAGCCTGGATGCAGTACTTCGCCTTCGACGTCTTAGGCGAGATCAACTTCTCCAAAGACCTCGGTTTCCTCGAAGCTGGCGCCGACAAAGACGGCATCATTGCCGCCATTGGCCAGATTCTAGGTTACGTCTCGTTGATAGGACAGGTGCCGCAGGTGCACAAGTTCCTGCTGGGCAACCCCCTTCTCGCCAAGATACCCGCCGTGGAGAAGACAAACCAAGTCCTCCAGTTTTCGCTGCAGCAGATCCAAGAGCGGCAGAAGAACCCCGTTCCGAGGAAGGATATCCTCACCCAACTCCTCGACACCCATCGCAACGACCCGTCCGCCTTGTCTTTTGAGGAAATCGTCGCTATTACCACGACCAATGTCATCGCCGGGTCGGACACCACCGCTGTTTCGTTGTCCTCGGTTATCTACCATCTGCACAAGTACCCCGCCGCCAAAGCTAGGCTCATCGAGGAGATTGACTCCGTAGCCGCAAAGCTAGACGGTATCATCACCTATGCGGAAGCTGTCAAACTCCCCTACCTTACAGCTGTTATCAACGAAGCGATGAGGATCCACCCCGCCACAGGGTTCATTCTTGAACGCATTGTCCCCAAGGGAGGCGTGACACTTCACGGGGTCTACCTCCCCGCCGGGACAGTCGTGGGCGTGAACTCATGGGTTCTACACCGAAACAAGGATATTTTCGGGGAGGATGTCCACTCTTTCCGGCCGGAAAGGTGGGTGGACGGGGATGAGGGGAAGATTaaggagatgaagaggaatTTGTTTACT TTTGGCTACGGCCCCAGAAGCTGCATTGGCAAGAATATCTCCATCCTGGAGATGTGGAAGGTCGTGTTTGAGCTGTACCGCCACTTTGACATAACTTTGGCCAGTGACAAGGAGTGGACTGTCAACGGGACTTGGTTTACGGCGCAGAGTAATATTGAGGCGGTTTTCAAGCCGAGGAAGAACTAG